The Paeniglutamicibacter sulfureus genome includes a region encoding these proteins:
- a CDS encoding IclR family transcriptional regulator yields the protein MTNSTPDAAASDSKSWTDGATQPPIESVDRALQLALILRFGGTLTVTEAAARLGVAVSTAHRLLAALSYRGFAGQDRERRYVAGPVLAAHAVGAIARSSLRDLARPALERLHARLHETVGFMVLEMGSVRFLDGIDEMEQNLRVVIRVGDKLPALESAGGKAMLAQLRNDDLAAVTSASGVPAPLDERAGSEGGSLATLKRHLAVVRRNGYGVNLEETSPGICGVGVAIPTTGQPLGAFTTVLPTARFHRDELKGYVEALAQAADETGRRIADLTRAL from the coding sequence ATGACCAACTCCACGCCGGATGCAGCTGCGAGCGATTCCAAATCTTGGACCGACGGCGCAACGCAGCCGCCCATCGAATCGGTTGACCGCGCGTTGCAATTGGCTCTCATACTCCGCTTCGGTGGCACCTTGACCGTCACCGAGGCGGCCGCGCGGCTCGGCGTGGCGGTCTCCACGGCGCACCGCCTGCTGGCCGCCCTTTCCTACCGGGGATTTGCCGGCCAGGACCGAGAACGGCGCTATGTGGCGGGACCTGTTCTTGCCGCCCACGCGGTCGGGGCCATAGCCCGAAGTTCATTGCGCGACCTGGCCCGCCCGGCACTTGAACGGCTCCATGCCAGGCTCCATGAAACCGTGGGCTTCATGGTGTTGGAAATGGGCTCGGTTCGTTTCCTCGACGGCATAGATGAAATGGAGCAGAACCTGAGGGTGGTGATTCGTGTCGGGGACAAGTTGCCGGCGCTCGAGTCGGCCGGCGGCAAGGCCATGCTGGCGCAACTGCGAAATGACGACCTTGCCGCAGTTACATCCGCATCGGGGGTCCCGGCGCCGCTGGACGAGCGGGCCGGGTCGGAAGGTGGATCGCTTGCAACGCTGAAGCGGCATCTGGCTGTGGTTCGCCGCAATGGCTATGGGGTGAATTTGGAGGAAACCTCACCGGGCATCTGTGGAGTGGGCGTTGCGATCCCCACGACAGGACAGCCGCTCGGGGCCTTTACGACCGTTCTGCCCACGGCACGCTTCCATCGGGATGAGCTCAAGGGCTACGTTGAGGCCCTTGCTCAGGCGGCGGACGAGACCGGCCGTCGCATCGCGGATCTGACGCGCGCGCTCTGA
- a CDS encoding MFS transporter yields the protein MSRFQVMAVVIALTLILIDGFDVAAMAYAAPVLSREWGIQPAALGFLLSASLFGMAAGSIFLTPLADKIGRRRLTLISLVVISIGMVASVFAGDATQLLVFRIVTGLGVGGMMANLNVLVSEYSSNKRRGSIMGIYTAGYPIGATIGGLVAGPLIPNFGWHSLFAVGAVLTIIMLVVSWIWLPESLDYLFTRRPAGALKRVNNILAKIGRPALDALPAITATGKEQSAIGEILTTPIRFRTFMLWAGYGCLVAAYYFANTWTPKIIAGVTGDNSIGVTTGTIANAGGILGCFVFSALAVRYRARPLLVIALLGSAAAYVVFSMLFTQITLAMVLALFLGMLTTAGIAGFYTVSPEIYSARARATGVGWMIGLGRLVSIVAPILVGYLLAGGWKPENIFVLFAAPLAASALCIVALAFSLKRQTRSTEPVAATLS from the coding sequence ATGAGCCGGTTCCAGGTAATGGCGGTCGTCATCGCCCTGACCCTGATCCTCATTGACGGTTTCGATGTGGCCGCCATGGCCTACGCCGCGCCGGTGCTCTCTCGCGAGTGGGGCATCCAGCCCGCCGCCCTCGGATTCCTGCTGAGCGCAAGCCTCTTCGGCATGGCTGCAGGTTCCATCTTCCTCACTCCGCTCGCCGACAAGATCGGGCGCCGCCGCCTCACCCTGATCTCCCTCGTCGTCATCAGCATCGGCATGGTCGCTTCGGTCTTCGCCGGCGATGCCACCCAACTCCTGGTCTTCCGGATCGTGACCGGCCTGGGCGTCGGCGGCATGATGGCCAACCTGAACGTCCTGGTGTCCGAATACTCCTCGAACAAGCGTCGCGGTTCAATCATGGGCATCTACACCGCCGGCTACCCGATCGGCGCCACCATCGGCGGCCTCGTGGCCGGACCGTTGATCCCGAACTTCGGCTGGCACTCCCTCTTCGCCGTCGGTGCGGTCTTGACCATCATCATGCTCGTCGTCTCGTGGATCTGGCTTCCCGAATCCCTTGACTACCTGTTCACCCGCCGGCCCGCCGGCGCCCTCAAGCGCGTGAACAACATCCTCGCCAAGATCGGGCGCCCGGCACTGGACGCACTGCCGGCCATCACGGCCACCGGCAAGGAGCAGTCGGCGATCGGCGAAATCCTGACCACCCCGATCCGTTTCCGCACCTTCATGCTCTGGGCGGGCTATGGCTGCCTCGTGGCCGCATACTACTTCGCCAACACCTGGACCCCGAAGATCATTGCCGGCGTCACCGGCGACAACTCGATCGGCGTCACCACAGGCACCATCGCCAACGCCGGCGGCATCCTGGGCTGCTTCGTCTTCAGCGCCTTGGCCGTGCGCTACCGAGCACGCCCGCTGCTGGTCATCGCGCTGCTCGGATCGGCCGCCGCCTACGTTGTCTTCTCCATGCTCTTCACCCAGATCACCCTGGCCATGGTGCTTGCGCTCTTCTTGGGCATGCTCACCACCGCGGGCATCGCCGGCTTCTACACGGTCTCCCCCGAGATCTACAGCGCCCGGGCCCGGGCAACCGGTGTCGGCTGGATGATCGGCCTCGGCCGCCTGGTTTCCATCGTCGCCCCGATCCTGGTCGGCTATCTGCTGGCCGGCGGCTGGAAGCCGGAGAACATCTTCGTGCTCTTCGCCGCCCCGCTGGCCGCTTCCGCCCTGTGCATCGTGGCGTTGGCCTTCTCGCTCAAGCGCCAAACCCGCTCGACGGAACCGGTTGCCGCAACTCTTTCCTGA
- a CDS encoding amidohydrolase family protein — MSKINVADLVAIDMHVHIESDDHGHTDMPDDFREAAQAHFGAAHDPLGIEAVAAHYRERNMAAVVFTVDHEATTGHPPISNRYIAEEAAKHADVLIPFASIDPARGKAAITEARILVQDYGIKGFKFHPNLQSFFPNDRTAYPLYEEIQSLGVPALFHTGQSGIGAGMPGSGGIRLKYSNPMALDDVAVDFPELRIIMAHPSFPWQDEALAVAVRHNHVYIDLSGWSPKYFPANLVQYANTMLQDKVLFGSDFPLLPPDRWMADFAKLELREGPRQKIIKDNAVRLLGLDSGTTSS; from the coding sequence ATGAGCAAGATCAACGTCGCCGACCTGGTCGCGATCGACATGCACGTCCACATCGAATCCGACGACCACGGCCACACCGACATGCCTGACGATTTCCGCGAGGCCGCGCAGGCGCACTTCGGCGCGGCCCACGACCCGCTGGGGATCGAGGCCGTCGCGGCCCACTACCGCGAACGGAACATGGCAGCCGTCGTGTTCACCGTCGACCACGAGGCCACCACCGGCCACCCGCCGATCTCCAACCGCTACATCGCCGAGGAGGCGGCCAAGCACGCCGACGTGCTCATCCCCTTCGCCAGCATCGACCCGGCGCGCGGCAAGGCGGCCATCACCGAGGCCCGCATCCTGGTGCAGGACTACGGGATTAAGGGATTCAAGTTCCACCCGAACCTGCAGTCCTTCTTCCCGAACGACCGCACCGCCTACCCGCTCTACGAGGAAATCCAGTCACTGGGCGTCCCCGCACTCTTCCACACCGGCCAGAGCGGCATCGGCGCCGGAATGCCCGGATCCGGCGGGATCCGTTTGAAGTACTCCAACCCGATGGCCCTGGACGACGTGGCGGTGGACTTCCCCGAACTGCGCATCATCATGGCGCACCCCTCCTTCCCCTGGCAGGACGAGGCCCTGGCGGTGGCGGTGCGCCACAACCACGTGTACATCGATCTCTCCGGCTGGTCGCCCAAGTACTTCCCGGCCAACCTGGTGCAGTACGCCAACACCATGCTCCAGGACAAGGTCCTCTTCGGCTCCGACTTCCCGCTGTTGCCGCCGGATCGCTGGATGGCCGACTTCGCGAAGCTGGAGCTGCGCGAGGGACCGCGCCAAAAAATCATCAAGGACAACGCCGTGAGGCTGCTCGGACTCGATTCCGGCACCACCTCCTCCTAA
- a CDS encoding acetoacetate--CoA ligase, with product MKNTEPGALLRPAPAREDWSSSQMGRFLEKIEAKTGRHFTDYEDAWAWSVENLEEFWGEVWDHFEIISHAPYTSVLTERTMPGAQWFTGARINFTEHVLRSLARRPQDTMVKSRSQTNGSIDWTGARFTEEIERIQQGLIRHGIKSGDRVAGYLPNIPQTLATYFAVIGLGAIWCCVPPEMGVKGVLGRIGQLDPTLLISIDGYRWGAKDISKLGDLAAVRAELGDIPTVVLPYLDEELDVAAAAPGAESWADFTADHAPAIIEPVPFNHPMTVLFSSGTTGTPKAIVHSHGGLLLEHYKAMGLHFDISEADTAYWFSTTGWMVWNMGASSLLVGACVVLQDGDPNWPTLDGQWSQWSVMAETESTYMGTGAAYLAACAHAGVEPGKKWDLSRLREIQCSGSPLAADVAGWAYDSINPDIVMAPTSGGTDICAAFLGASPLSPVHAGEMACRPLGVAVDSWDHERNSLRGEPGELVATLPMPSMPVFFWNDPDNERYNSSYFDVFEGIWRHGDWLVRTERDSWVITGRSDATLNRGGVRLGTAEFYALLDGHPGVNDAMVMHFEQGGAMGQLVLLVEAADDADTVGLERSIRTALRTQLSPRHVPDHVLFVRSIPRTRTGKRMEIPLKRLVQGGSGGVLDTGVLVNPQDLDETVQSVSRILAGA from the coding sequence ATGAAGAACACCGAACCCGGCGCACTGCTGCGGCCCGCACCCGCCCGCGAGGACTGGTCAAGCAGCCAAATGGGCCGCTTCCTGGAAAAGATCGAGGCCAAGACCGGCCGGCACTTCACCGACTACGAGGATGCCTGGGCCTGGTCGGTTGAAAACCTTGAGGAGTTCTGGGGCGAGGTCTGGGACCACTTCGAGATCATCAGCCACGCCCCCTACACCTCGGTGCTCACCGAGCGCACCATGCCCGGGGCGCAATGGTTCACCGGAGCCCGGATCAACTTCACCGAGCACGTCCTGCGTTCCCTGGCCCGCCGCCCCCAGGACACCATGGTCAAGTCCCGCAGCCAGACCAACGGTTCCATCGACTGGACCGGCGCCCGGTTCACCGAGGAGATCGAGCGCATCCAGCAGGGCCTGATCCGCCACGGCATCAAGTCCGGGGACAGGGTTGCAGGCTACCTGCCCAACATCCCGCAAACCCTGGCCACCTACTTCGCCGTCATCGGCCTGGGCGCCATCTGGTGCTGCGTGCCGCCGGAAATGGGTGTCAAGGGCGTGCTGGGGCGCATCGGCCAGCTGGATCCCACGTTGTTGATCTCCATCGATGGTTACCGCTGGGGAGCAAAGGACATTTCCAAGCTCGGCGACCTGGCTGCCGTCCGGGCTGAGCTCGGCGACATCCCCACGGTGGTGCTGCCCTACCTGGATGAAGAGCTGGACGTTGCGGCAGCCGCACCGGGTGCAGAATCATGGGCGGATTTCACCGCGGACCACGCACCGGCGATCATCGAACCGGTTCCGTTCAACCACCCCATGACGGTGCTCTTCTCCTCCGGCACCACCGGAACCCCCAAGGCCATCGTGCACTCCCACGGCGGCCTGCTGCTGGAGCACTACAAGGCCATGGGCCTGCACTTCGACATCTCCGAGGCCGACACCGCCTACTGGTTCTCCACCACCGGGTGGATGGTCTGGAACATGGGTGCTTCTTCTCTGCTGGTGGGTGCCTGTGTGGTCCTGCAGGACGGGGATCCCAATTGGCCGACCCTTGACGGGCAGTGGTCGCAGTGGTCGGTCATGGCCGAAACCGAATCCACCTACATGGGCACCGGCGCCGCCTACCTGGCCGCCTGCGCCCACGCGGGTGTCGAGCCGGGCAAGAAATGGGATCTCTCCCGGCTGCGCGAGATCCAGTGTTCCGGATCCCCGCTGGCCGCCGACGTCGCAGGCTGGGCGTACGACTCGATCAACCCCGACATCGTGATGGCGCCGACCTCCGGTGGCACCGACATCTGCGCGGCGTTCCTGGGCGCCAGTCCCCTGTCCCCGGTCCACGCCGGGGAAATGGCCTGCCGCCCGCTGGGTGTAGCAGTGGATTCCTGGGACCACGAACGCAACTCCCTGCGCGGGGAACCCGGCGAACTGGTTGCCACCCTGCCGATGCCCTCGATGCCGGTGTTCTTCTGGAACGATCCGGACAATGAGCGCTACAACTCCAGCTACTTCGACGTCTTTGAGGGCATCTGGCGCCACGGCGACTGGCTGGTGCGCACCGAGCGCGACAGCTGGGTCATCACCGGGCGCTCGGACGCCACGCTGAACCGCGGAGGCGTGCGCCTGGGCACCGCGGAGTTCTATGCACTGCTCGATGGCCACCCCGGCGTCAACGACGCCATGGTGATGCACTTCGAGCAAGGCGGCGCAATGGGCCAGCTGGTGCTGCTGGTGGAGGCCGCCGATGATGCGGACACCGTGGGGCTGGAGCGCTCGATCCGCACGGCGCTGCGCACCCAGCTTTCCCCGCGCCACGTCCCGGACCACGTGTTGTTCGTGCGCAGCATCCCGCGCACGCGCACCGGCAAGCGCATGGAAATCCCGCTCAAGCGCCTGGTGCAGGGCGGTTCCGGCGGCGTGCTTGACACCGGCGTGCTGGTGAACCCGCAGGACCTGGACGAGACGGTGCAGTCCGTCTCCCGCATCCTGGCCGGAGCCTAA
- a CDS encoding IclR family transcriptional regulator → MENKSSPVESVDRALLLLMRMRDQGPLSVKAAAEQLDVAPSTAHRLLTALTFRGFAAQSHDRTYRPGPEISGHPQPFLSTQTLGEHSQAALVRLQGTVGETVQVMVLNGGNIQFVDGVESARNLRVARRIGDMMPAFVSSGGKAMLAQLPNAELEEIYRSGLQSWPTGKITTLASLRRSMTKIRRDGFGTSFEETEQGVVGLGVSINDADGRPVAAVTTATPSIRFDRSAMPLHVEALQLAAAEIMEKLRGV, encoded by the coding sequence ATGGAGAACAAGTCATCGCCCGTCGAGTCGGTAGACCGCGCACTGCTGTTGCTCATGCGCATGCGCGACCAAGGTCCGCTGTCGGTGAAGGCCGCCGCCGAGCAGCTCGATGTGGCGCCCTCGACGGCGCACCGGCTGCTGACGGCGCTGACCTTCCGGGGCTTCGCGGCCCAGAGCCACGACCGGACCTACCGCCCGGGCCCCGAAATCTCCGGGCACCCCCAGCCGTTTCTCTCCACCCAGACGCTGGGCGAGCACTCGCAGGCTGCCCTGGTCCGGCTACAGGGCACGGTAGGGGAGACGGTGCAGGTCATGGTCCTGAACGGCGGCAACATCCAATTCGTCGACGGGGTCGAGTCGGCGCGGAACCTGCGCGTGGCCAGGCGCATCGGGGACATGATGCCGGCCTTCGTGTCCTCGGGCGGCAAGGCGATGTTGGCGCAGCTGCCCAACGCCGAGCTGGAGGAGATCTACCGCTCAGGCCTGCAGTCCTGGCCCACCGGCAAGATCACCACCCTGGCCTCGCTTAGGCGCAGCATGACCAAGATCCGCCGGGACGGCTTCGGCACCAGCTTCGAGGAAACCGAGCAGGGGGTGGTGGGCCTGGGCGTGAGCATCAACGACGCCGATGGGCGCCCGGTGGCAGCGGTGACCACCGCGACGCCGAGCATCCGCTTCGACCGCTCCGCGATGCCGCTGCATGTCGAGGCGCTGCAGCTGGCCGCCGCCGAGATCATGGAGAAACTGCGCGGAGTCTGA
- a CDS encoding LysR substrate-binding domain-containing protein has translation MVKSWHSLRTATQPPLHHGQAHITYAGEVVNYTFKQLQYFIAVADAGTISGAATACHISQAAMHQSIGELERIVGSQLLVRHRARGVVLTAVGTHFLRDAKELVRHAEEVQGLIGERQSGLVGPLNIGMYSGLSAFWLPVVCEQFTKPNPGLEVRIIEGDGAELQERLLEGYLDVVITHTRHLLPGVKHTTVMSGRPYVLLAAGHRLAGGGTVRLSELADEDFVSLDIPTVRDNQLVNLRMSGLDPKIAWSSSNFEAVRGMVARGLGYTVLVQRPPVSLSYDGLPLAVLEIEGPVGHSDICVAYTASERPSLRLRAFIEFCEGIGAEREQGPDPS, from the coding sequence ATGGTGAAATCATGGCACAGCCTGCGAACCGCAACCCAACCGCCGCTGCATCATGGCCAGGCGCACATCACCTACGCTGGAGAAGTGGTCAACTACACCTTCAAGCAATTGCAGTACTTCATCGCCGTGGCCGATGCCGGCACGATCTCCGGTGCCGCAACGGCCTGCCACATCTCGCAGGCGGCGATGCACCAGTCCATCGGGGAACTCGAGCGCATCGTCGGCTCCCAGCTGCTGGTGCGCCACCGGGCCCGCGGCGTGGTGCTGACCGCCGTGGGAACCCACTTCCTGCGCGATGCCAAGGAGCTGGTCAGGCACGCCGAAGAGGTCCAGGGCCTGATCGGCGAGCGCCAGAGCGGCCTGGTCGGGCCGCTGAACATCGGGATGTATTCCGGGCTCTCCGCATTTTGGCTGCCGGTGGTCTGCGAACAGTTCACCAAGCCCAACCCGGGCCTGGAGGTGCGCATCATCGAGGGCGACGGCGCCGAGCTGCAGGAGCGATTGTTGGAGGGCTACCTCGATGTGGTGATCACCCACACCCGCCACCTATTGCCCGGCGTCAAGCACACCACGGTCATGAGCGGGCGCCCCTACGTGCTGCTTGCGGCCGGACACCGGCTTGCCGGCGGCGGAACCGTTCGGCTTAGCGAACTCGCTGACGAGGACTTCGTGTCCCTGGACATCCCCACGGTGCGTGACAACCAGTTGGTGAACCTACGCATGTCCGGCCTGGACCCGAAGATCGCCTGGAGCAGTTCGAACTTCGAGGCTGTGCGCGGCATGGTGGCCCGCGGCCTGGGCTACACGGTGCTGGTGCAGCGTCCCCCGGTGAGCCTGAGCTATGACGGTTTACCCCTGGCCGTCCTGGAAATCGAGGGGCCGGTTGGCCATAGCGACATCTGCGTCGCCTACACGGCATCGGAGAGGCCAAGTCTGCGACTGCGGGCCTTCATCGAGTTCTGTGAAGGCATCGGTGCCGAACGCGAGCAGGGACCGGATCCGTCCTGA
- a CDS encoding MFS transporter: MTHLKTSAGQSAEIAVPSLNDPHMRRILASSFIGSAIEFYDFILYATAASLVFNKVFFVNQSPAVALFASFATLAVGYLARPLGGIIFGHYGDKLGRKGVLITSMVMMGVASTIIGLLPPTAQVGVIAPIALITLRIIQGLAVGGEWGGAMLMALEHAPKERRGFAASFANMGGPAGAVLATLAVSAVSTLPTEQFLAWGWRIPFIASLGLVAIGLVIRLKVTESPLFLALEDKAEERKIPLLQVLTKYPKSVLMGTLVGMSSYTVQGLMTVWAISYVVEEAGMDRTAVLNIKAVGATLTIVAVWFAARYSDRLGRRPVMMFGILAGAVLALPMMWMLQLGELWLFAIALFLANGVVQGTIFGPFGAFTAELFPTRIRYTGASLVYQLSSTLGAGFTPMIVTGLVLLGGGSLWIAGAVWAGVFLVAALAMRSIKEGKDADLGAEHM, encoded by the coding sequence ATGACCCACCTCAAGACATCGGCCGGGCAGTCGGCAGAGATCGCCGTTCCGTCGTTGAACGATCCGCACATGCGAAGGATCCTGGCTTCCTCCTTCATCGGCAGCGCCATCGAGTTCTACGACTTCATCCTCTACGCCACCGCCGCGTCGCTGGTGTTCAACAAGGTCTTCTTCGTCAACCAGTCACCCGCAGTGGCGCTCTTCGCCTCCTTCGCCACGCTCGCGGTGGGTTACCTGGCCCGCCCGCTGGGCGGCATCATCTTCGGGCACTACGGAGACAAACTGGGCCGCAAGGGCGTGCTGATCACCTCCATGGTGATGATGGGCGTCGCCTCGACCATCATCGGCCTGTTGCCGCCCACCGCACAGGTCGGTGTCATTGCCCCGATCGCACTGATCACCCTGCGCATCATCCAAGGCCTGGCCGTGGGAGGGGAATGGGGCGGGGCCATGCTCATGGCCCTGGAACACGCACCCAAGGAACGCCGCGGCTTCGCCGCCAGCTTCGCAAACATGGGCGGCCCGGCCGGCGCGGTACTGGCTACCCTTGCCGTCTCCGCCGTTTCCACGCTGCCCACCGAGCAGTTCCTGGCCTGGGGCTGGCGCATCCCGTTCATCGCCAGCCTCGGCCTGGTCGCCATCGGCCTGGTCATCCGCCTGAAGGTCACCGAGTCCCCGCTCTTCCTGGCGCTCGAGGACAAGGCCGAGGAGCGCAAGATCCCGCTGCTGCAGGTACTGACCAAGTACCCGAAATCCGTGCTCATGGGCACACTGGTGGGCATGAGCTCCTACACCGTGCAGGGCCTGATGACGGTCTGGGCCATCTCCTACGTCGTGGAGGAAGCCGGCATGGACCGCACCGCGGTGCTCAACATCAAGGCCGTGGGCGCCACCCTGACTATCGTGGCGGTGTGGTTTGCCGCTCGCTACTCCGACCGACTGGGCCGCCGCCCGGTCATGATGTTCGGCATCCTGGCCGGCGCGGTGCTGGCCCTGCCGATGATGTGGATGCTGCAACTGGGCGAGCTCTGGCTCTTCGCGATCGCGCTGTTCCTGGCCAACGGCGTGGTCCAGGGCACCATCTTCGGGCCGTTCGGCGCCTTCACCGCAGAGCTGTTCCCCACCCGGATCCGCTACACCGGCGCCTCGCTGGTCTACCAGCTCTCCTCCACGCTCGGTGCCGGCTTCACCCCGATGATTGTCACCGGCCTGGTGCTGCTCGGTGGCGGCTCGCTGTGGATCGCCGGGGCCGTGTGGGCAGGGGTTTTCCTGGTCGCCGCGCTGGCCATGCGCAGCATCAAGGAAGGCAAGGACGCGGACCTGGGCGCCGAGCACATGTAG
- a CDS encoding MBL fold metallo-hydrolase, translating to MQGTSLKPRVVTLGTAGGPRWWTGENAGKRAGIATAVVVGDAVYLVDAGTGVGNQLMKAGFSTANLRGIFLTHLHSDHTIDLASLAIFGLFTITPGQAPVRIIGPGDRGALPPASPRAQIPPTPLYPKNPTPGTADMFSHLMQAYGTDLNDRVIDALRPSPLDHFIAADIAIPAGSGYHPNANPTPEGFEPFEIYRDELVTVTATLVKHPPIAPAFAFRFDTAEGSVTISGDTAPCENLVRLARDTDLLLHEAIDFDWVQRSYGSIGTEAAAASMDHHRLSHTSAAQAIELAERAGARTLALHHLVPGTTPVSTWLAHAKDFSGTFLVPDDLDTISFSRAHTELMVAP from the coding sequence GTGCAAGGCACTTCCCTGAAACCCCGCGTCGTCACACTGGGCACGGCCGGCGGCCCGCGTTGGTGGACCGGCGAAAACGCCGGCAAGCGCGCGGGCATCGCCACCGCAGTGGTCGTCGGCGACGCCGTGTACCTGGTGGACGCCGGAACCGGCGTGGGAAACCAGCTCATGAAGGCCGGATTCAGCACCGCGAACCTACGCGGGATCTTCCTGACCCACCTGCACTCCGACCACACCATCGATCTGGCGTCGCTGGCGATTTTCGGGCTCTTCACCATCACCCCCGGCCAGGCTCCGGTCCGCATCATCGGCCCCGGCGACCGTGGCGCCCTGCCGCCGGCCTCGCCGCGCGCCCAGATCCCGCCGACCCCGCTCTACCCGAAGAACCCGACCCCGGGCACCGCGGACATGTTCAGCCACCTCATGCAGGCCTACGGAACCGACTTGAATGACCGGGTGATCGACGCCCTGCGTCCCTCCCCGCTGGACCACTTCATCGCCGCGGACATCGCGATCCCCGCCGGAAGCGGCTACCACCCCAATGCGAACCCGACCCCCGAGGGCTTCGAGCCGTTCGAGATCTACCGGGACGAGCTGGTCACCGTGACCGCCACCCTGGTCAAGCACCCGCCGATCGCCCCGGCCTTCGCCTTCCGCTTCGACACCGCCGAGGGTTCCGTGACAATCTCCGGGGACACCGCACCGTGCGAGAACCTCGTGCGGCTGGCCCGCGACACCGACCTGCTGCTGCACGAGGCCATCGACTTCGACTGGGTCCAGCGCAGCTACGGGAGCATCGGCACCGAGGCCGCTGCCGCCTCGATGGACCACCACCGCCTCTCGCACACCTCGGCCGCCCAGGCCATCGAGCTGGCCGAACGTGCCGGGGCCCGCACCCTGGCCCTGCACCACCTGGTGCCAGGGACCACACCGGTCTCCACGTGGCTCGCCCACGCCAAGGATTTCTCCGGGACCTTCCTGGTTCCCGATGACCTCGATACCATTTCCTTTAGCCGCGCTCACACAGAATTGATGGTTGCGCCATGA